GTGTGCGGCGCGGCGATGCACATCGACGCGCAGCGCGCTTGGCAGATGGCAGAAGATCGACACGATGGCCGTCCAGCGTGCTGCGCCGAAATCGAACTCAGCCAGATCCGCGACCATCGCCTCGACCGCCAGCTGCTCTGCCGCAGCGCGTTCGCGCAATTTGGCCATGCCGACTTCGGACTGATCCACCGCGGTGACGCGATGCCCCAGCCGCGCCAGGTGCAGCGCATTGCGGCCTTCGCCTTCGCCGATGCACAGCACCTCGCCGATCGGCAGCGCGGCCGCCTGCGCGCGCAAGAAGTCGTTCGGCTCGGTACCGTAGAAGTAGCCCGGCCGGCCGTAGCGCTCATCCCAGAAGCGATGTTGCATCGCGTGCGCTCAGCCGCCGAACATTACGCGGCCTTCGACCAGCGTGTGCTTCACGACACCCGGCAGTTCGTAGCCGAGGAAGGGCGTGTTCTTGCCCTGGCTACGCAGGCTTTCGCGGGTGACGGTGCGATGCGCTTCGGCATCGAAGATGCACACGTCCGCGCGGGCGCCAACGCCGAGATGGCCGCCCTTGGTGATGCCCATGATGCGGGCGGCGTCGGCGGTCACGCGTGACAGCGCGGTCAGCAGCGGCAGCTTCATCTCCGCGCCCCACTTGAGCGTCAGCGGCAGCAGCAGTTCGAGGCCGGTAGCGCCCGGCGCCGCTTCGGCGAACGGCATCTGCTTCTCGTCGTCGTCCACCGGCGTGTGGTCGGAACACACCGCGTCGATCTCGCCATTCGCCAGCGCTGCGCGCAGTGCTTCGCGGTCGCTCTGGGCGCGCAGTGGCGGCACCAGATGCGTGAGCGGGTTGAAGAAGCCGATGTCGATGTCGCACAGATGCAGATGGTGCGCGCTGACGTCGCAGGTGACGTCCAGCCCCTCGGCGCGCGCACGCCGGATCAGGTCGAGGCCGGCGGCAGACGACAGGCGGGTGATGTGCAGCTTCACGCCGGTTGTCTTCGCCAGTTGCAGTTGCGTGGCGAGTGCCACGGTTTCGGCTTCGACCGGGATGCCGGTGAGGCCGAAGCGCGACGCGACTTCGCCGTCATGCGCAACGCCACGAGACATGTAGGGATCGAGCGGCTGCAGCCAGACGCGATAGCCGAAGGTGGAGGCGTACTGCATTGCGCGCAGCAGCACCAGGTTGTCCTTCATCGGCGTGTTGGCCTGGCCGAAGGCGACGCAGCCGGCCTCGGTCAGCTCCGCCATCTCGGTCAGCCGTTCGCCCTTGAGGCCCGCGGTCAGCGCGCCGACCGGATAGACGTGGGCGCAGTTGAGCTTGCGTGCGCGGTGGCACAGCATTTCGACGAGGCCCGGCTCGTCCAGCGCCGGGTCGGTATCGGGCGGGCAGGCGAGGCTGGTGACGCCACCGGCCATCGCAGCCTGCATCTCCGATTCAAGGGTCGCGCGGTATTCGAAACCGGGCTCGCGCAGGCGTGCGGAGAGGTCAACCAAGCCGGGTGCTACGACCAGGCCGCGCGCGTCGATCACGCGGTCCGCGGTGAAGCCGGTCGGTGCGGCGCCGAGCGCGACGATCTTGTCGTCGGCGATGAACACGTCTTGCTGGGTATCGAGCTTGTGGGCCGGATCAACGACACGGCCGTTGGCAATCTGG
This region of Niveibacterium umoris genomic DNA includes:
- a CDS encoding SAM-dependent methyltransferase yields the protein MQHRFWDERYGRPGYFYGTEPNDFLRAQAAALPIGEVLCIGEGEGRNALHLARLGHRVTAVDQSEVGMAKLRERAAAEQLAVEAMVADLAEFDFGAARWTAIVSIFCHLPSALRVDVHRRAAHALAPGGRIILEAYTPRQLNYGTGGPSDPDMLCEAEALRAELAPLTFDHLIELEREVIEGPAHNGLASVVQLVARRPG
- a CDS encoding dihydroorotase encodes the protein MKIQIANGRVVDPAHKLDTQQDVFIADDKIVALGAAPTGFTADRVIDARGLVVAPGLVDLSARLREPGFEYRATLESEMQAAMAGGVTSLACPPDTDPALDEPGLVEMLCHRARKLNCAHVYPVGALTAGLKGERLTEMAELTEAGCVAFGQANTPMKDNLVLLRAMQYASTFGYRVWLQPLDPYMSRGVAHDGEVASRFGLTGIPVEAETVALATQLQLAKTTGVKLHITRLSSAAGLDLIRRARAEGLDVTCDVSAHHLHLCDIDIGFFNPLTHLVPPLRAQSDREALRAALANGEIDAVCSDHTPVDDDEKQMPFAEAAPGATGLELLLPLTLKWGAEMKLPLLTALSRVTADAARIMGITKGGHLGVGARADVCIFDAEAHRTVTRESLRSQGKNTPFLGYELPGVVKHTLVEGRVMFGG